The genomic window GTGAATTTAGCTGGGTCGTCTAATGCCAAATCTCCGTACACTTCATCGGTGGAAATGTGGTGGTATCGAATTCCGTATTTTCTAACTGCTTCGAGTAGTCTAAAAGTTCCTTCAACATTGGTTTTAAGGAATGGTTCTGGGTTTGCAATGCTGTTGTCGTTGTGTGATTCTGCAGCGTAGTGCACAATTGCGTCGTGCCCTGGAACGAGCTTATCTAAAAGCTCTGCATCGCAAATATTGCCGTGAACAAAGTCAACTCTATCTTCTGGCAATCCTGCAATGTTTTCAATATTTCCGGCGTACGTTAACGCGTCTAGTACCGTTACGTGCGTTTCTGGGTGATTGTTCACTACGTAGTGCACAAAATTAGACCCAATAAAGCCGCATCCGCCAGTTACAATTATGTTTTTTGGCTCAAAGTTTGTTGTGTTACTCATGTTTTCCATAATATCCTCTTATATGCCTTTTGCTTTTTAGTTTTGATTATTGTTTAAGATTGTTGTTTATGCTTTATTGTTTAAGCTTTCTCGCATTGCGTTAAATGCTGGCTCGGCTTGACCGTCGTAAATCATGTGTGAATGAGACAGCACTATGCAGCGAGAACAAAGTTGCTTAATTTGATCTTCGCTGTGCGAAACAATTACCATTGTTTGCCCTCGTTTTTGCTGCTCTTTAAGCCTAGTAATACACTTGTGTTGGAAAGCTTCATCTCCAACTGCAAGAATTTCGTCGATTAAGAATATGTCTGGATCGCTGTGCGCTGCTACAGAAAACGCCAATCGTAAGAACATTCCAGAAGAGTAGAACTTAACTTCTGTATCCATAAAAGGCTCTATTTCGCTAAAGTCTACTATTGATTGGTATTTATCGTCTATTTCTTCTTTTGTCATTCCAAGAATTGCGCCGTTAAGATACACGTTTTCGCGACCAGTTAAGTCGGCAGCAAATCCTGCTCCAACTTCGATTAGTCCTGCGATTCTTCCGCGCGCACAAACTTCGCCTTCATCTGGTTGCATAACTCCAGAAAGCATTTTAAGCATAGTAGATTTTCCAGATCCATTCATGCCTATTAGTCCAACAGTTTCGCCGCGTTTAATAGTAAAACTAACATTGCTTAAAGCTGTAAAGTTTTGTGTCTCGTGCTTTTTAGACGGCGGTGTTAGCAAGTTTACAATCGACTCTTTAATCGAATGATTTGCTCGCAGCGAGAATCGTTTAGTAACGTTGGAAACGCTTAACACAACGTCTTCTGGAAGTGTGTTATAAGGCTTATTCATATATAACTCCTGCTGCTCTTAAAAGTAAAATCCACAAAATCTTAGTAAGCTTAAATTTCTTGAGCAAACTTGCCTTCAAGATGTCTAAATGTAACTTCGCCAATAAGTAGTACAGCAAATGCGACTACAAGGCTTTCGCAAAGTCTTAAAGACCAAGCTCCTGCAAATTGGAAAGTGCGATCTGTGGCATTTAGCCAGAATCCGCGGTGGAATGCTTCAACGCTTATTGCAATAGGATTTGCATAATACATCTCTAAAACCCATCGTGGTGCGTGGGCTGCAACCATTTGCCATGTGTAGAAGCACGGCGCAAGCCATACGGCAACCATTGCTACTAAGTCTGTAATATTTTCTGCATCTCTGTAAAAAACGTTTATTGCTCCAAAGAATAATCCAAGACCAAACGCAAACGTACACACGCTAATAAATCCGATTATTGCCACTATTACGCCTGCAAA from Gardnerella vaginalis ATCC 14018 = JCM 11026 includes these protein-coding regions:
- a CDS encoding ABC transporter ATP-binding protein; translation: MVNLLTPPSKKHETQNFTALSNVSFTIKRGETVGLIGMNGSGKSTMLKMLSGVMQPDEGEVCARGRIAGLIEVGAGFAADLTGRENVYLNGAILGMTKEEIDDKYQSIVDFSEIEPFMDTEVKFYSSGMFLRLAFSVAAHSDPDIFLIDEILAVGDEAFQHKCITRLKEQQKRGQTMVIVSHSEDQIKQLCSRCIVLSHSHMIYDGQAEPAFNAMRESLNNKA